One genomic region from Proteiniborus sp. DW1 encodes:
- a CDS encoding Rnf-Nqr domain containing protein, with protein MIELNPFVIFIASIFTNNMILSNFLGMCSFIAVSNEIKTSMGLGQAVTFVLTFTTILNYFIYYNILVPLNLEYLRFIVFIITIAAFVQLVEMVVERYLPNLYYALGIFLPLITVNCAILGVSLFMVIREYTLMQSIGFSLGSGIGWTLAIVALAGIKQRLKRASVPKGLEGPGITIIVIGLMALAFIGFSGIVQIQ; from the coding sequence ATGATAGAACTTAATCCTTTTGTAATCTTTATTGCATCTATTTTTACAAACAACATGATACTAAGTAATTTTCTAGGTATGTGTTCATTTATAGCTGTTTCAAATGAAATAAAGACATCTATGGGGCTAGGGCAGGCAGTTACATTTGTACTGACATTTACTACCATATTGAATTATTTTATTTACTATAATATCTTAGTACCTTTAAATTTAGAATATCTTAGATTTATAGTTTTTATAATTACTATAGCAGCCTTCGTTCAGCTAGTAGAGATGGTAGTAGAAAGATATCTTCCAAATCTATATTATGCTCTGGGAATATTCTTGCCTTTGATAACAGTTAATTGTGCTATACTAGGGGTTTCACTCTTTATGGTAATCAGAGAATATACATTAATGCAATCAATCGGATTTAGTCTTGGTTCAGGTATTGGATGGACACTAGCTATAGTAGCATTAGCAGGAATTAAGCAAAGACTTAAAAGAGCAAGTGTTCCTAAAGGATTAGAAGGGCCAGGTATTACTATAATTGTAATAGGTCTGATGGCGCTGGCATTTATAGGCTTTTCAGGCATAGTACAGATTCAATAG